In Arsenicicoccus dermatophilus, a genomic segment contains:
- a CDS encoding LCP family protein: MRLQQDFAAAVVRKATSTGVLLNPAKMYGVMDAATKALSTDPELAGGRALSSLALELREMKPADIRFLTAPTEAYPRDPNRLQLSPAATQLWTLLRNDAPWPGTPGGAAPSATPTPSAIPTLSPSTVSLSVENASGADGLATQVAKALRAQGFVITATGPAGRVANGYTIHHAPGQVAQAKELALALPGATLKGDGAPGAALRVVVGRGARPVLAVPNRLGTGPLPAQPIEAPPATGSGTGTPTAPAGVPTLQAKSAADDVCSDTSKGGAG, translated from the coding sequence ATGCGCCTGCAGCAGGACTTCGCCGCGGCGGTGGTGCGCAAGGCCACCTCGACCGGCGTGCTCCTCAACCCCGCCAAGATGTATGGCGTGATGGACGCGGCCACCAAGGCGCTGTCCACCGACCCCGAGCTGGCGGGCGGCCGCGCGCTGTCGAGCCTGGCCCTGGAGCTGCGGGAGATGAAGCCCGCGGACATCCGCTTCCTCACCGCCCCTACCGAGGCCTACCCGCGCGACCCCAACCGCCTGCAGCTGAGCCCCGCCGCCACCCAGCTGTGGACGCTGCTGCGCAACGACGCTCCCTGGCCGGGGACTCCGGGCGGCGCCGCCCCGTCGGCGACCCCGACGCCGTCCGCCATACCGACGTTGTCCCCGAGCACGGTGTCGCTGTCGGTCGAGAACGCCTCGGGCGCGGACGGGCTCGCGACCCAGGTGGCCAAGGCGCTGCGGGCCCAGGGCTTCGTGATCACCGCGACCGGCCCGGCCGGGCGGGTGGCGAACGGTTACACCATCCACCACGCGCCCGGCCAGGTGGCACAGGCCAAGGAGCTCGCCCTCGCGCTGCCCGGCGCGACCCTGAAGGGCGACGGGGCGCCCGGAGCGGCCCTGCGGGTCGTCGTCGGCCGGGGCGCCCGGCCGGTGCTCGCCGTCCCGAACCGGCTCGGCACCGGCCCGCTGCCCGCGCAGCCGATCGAGGCTCCCCCGGCCACGGGCTCGGGCACCGGGACCCCCACCGCTCCGGCAGGAGTGCCCACCCTGCAGGCCAAGTCGGCCGCGGACGACGTCTGCAGCGACACCTCCAAGGGTGGTGCGGGCTGA
- a CDS encoding cold-shock protein, with protein MAQGTVKWFNAEKGFGFIAQDGGGPDVFVHYSAIQSNGYRSLDEAQRVEFEVTQGPKGPQADAVRPL; from the coding sequence ATGGCACAGGGCACCGTGAAGTGGTTCAACGCCGAGAAGGGCTTCGGCTTCATCGCGCAGGACGGTGGCGGCCCGGACGTCTTCGTCCACTACTCCGCCATCCAGAGCAACGGCTACCGTTCCCTCGACGAGGCGCAGCGCGTCGAGTTCGAGGTCACCCAGGGCCCCAAGGGCCCCCAGGCCGACGCCGTTCGCCCGCTCTGA